The Streptomyces sp. NBC_00569 genomic sequence GGCGGAGATCTCCACGGAGCCGTCGGCGATCTCGGGGACCTCGAGCGCGAACAGCTTCTTCACCAGGTTCGGGTGCGTGCGGGACAGAGTGACGGAAGGACCGCGCACACCCTTCGCCACGCGCACCACGTACGAGCGAAGGCGCAGGCCGTGCTGGTACTCCTCGCCCGGGACCTGCTCCTGCACCGGCAGGATGGCCTCGAGCTTGCCGATGTCGACGAGCACGTTCTTCGGGTCGCGGCCCTGCTGGACCACGCCTGTCACGATGTCGCCCTCGCGGCCGGCGTACTCGCCGAGCGTCGCGTCGTCCTCGGCGTCGCGCAGCCGCTGCAGGATGACCTGCTTCGCGGTCGTCGCGGCGATACGGCCGAAGTCGGACGGGGTGTCGTCGAACTCCCGGGCCTCCTGGCCCTCTTCGAGGTCCGCCGGGTCCTCCTTCGCCCACACCGTCACATGTCCGCTCTCACGGTCGAGGCGCACGCGCGCGTGGCGACGGCTTCCCTCGGTGCGGTGGTAGGCGATGAGGAGGGCCGACTCGATCGCTTCGACCAGCAGGTCGAAGGAGATCTCCTTCTCTCGCACCAGACCCCGCAGGGCGCTCATGTCGATGTCCACGGCTACGCCTCCTCTGCATTCTCTTCGTTCTTGTTCTTACGGTTGAACTCGACCTGGACGCGCGCCTTGGCGATGTCGTCGAAGGTGAGCCTGCGGGCGGTGGGCTTGCGCCCCTTCACGCCGGGCACCTCGAGGTCCAGGCCCTCGTCGTCGACCTTCAGGATCCGCGCGACGAGCTCGGTGTCGGCGCCGTCGGCCAGCTGGAACTTCACCAGGCGGTCGATCGCACGCAGGTAGTGCCGGTGCTCGGTGAGCGGCCGCTCGGCGCCCGGGGTGCCGACCTCGAGGTCGTACTCGCCCTCGCCCATGGCGTCCGTCTCGTCGAGCTTCGCCGAGAGCGCGCGGCTCACATCGGCGACCTGGTCCAGATCGGCTCCGGAATCGGAGTCGACGACGACTCGCAGCACGCGCTTACGTCCGACCGATGCCACTTCGATCTCTTCGAGATCGAGGCCCTGGGAGCTCACGAGCGGTTCCAGTAGTGACCGCAGCCTCTCGCTCTGGGTGGTGCTCATCCGGGTGACTCCTCGGCCGCGTGTGCTGTTGTGGTCTCGTCGTGCGTCAGGTCAAAGGGTATCCGGTCCGGGGGGGTGTTGCCGTCCACCAGGCAGGGGCCGAAGGTACGGTGATCACCGGGCCTGCCGCCCGCCGCTCCTGCTGAATCCTTCCTGCCACCCTTCCTGCCGAGGACGTCTGCCGTGCCGTTGACCACTGGGGCCCCCGCCGGGCCGCGTAGAAGGAGCCTGCTGGCCTCGGTGGCCGGGGCCGCGCTCCTGACGGGCTGTTCCGACGCCGAGGACCCCGCGTCGGACGGTGCCACGGGCGGCCGCAGCGCCTCCGCCACGCAGCGGATAAAGGCGCGCGCCGCCCGCGACAGCGGCGACCTGCTCGACCGTTACGAGGCCGCGCTTGCGGCCCATCCGGCCCTGGCCGCACGGCTCGGCCCGTTGCGCGACGAGGTGGCCCGGCACGCGAAGACCTTCGGTGCGCCGGCTCGCCCGGCCGCGCAGGCCTCTCCCTCGCCGTCCGCGTC encodes the following:
- the nusA gene encoding transcription termination factor NusA, which translates into the protein MDIDMSALRGLVREKEISFDLLVEAIESALLIAYHRTEGSRRHARVRLDRESGHVTVWAKEDPADLEEGQEAREFDDTPSDFGRIAATTAKQVILQRLRDAEDDATLGEYAGREGDIVTGVVQQGRDPKNVLVDIGKLEAILPVQEQVPGEEYQHGLRLRSYVVRVAKGVRGPSVTLSRTHPNLVKKLFALEVPEIADGSVEISAIAREAGHRTKIAVRSTRSGLNAKGACIGPMGGRVRNVMAELNGEKIDIVDWSDDPADMVANALSPARVSKVEVVDMAARSARVIVPDYQLSLAIGKEGQNARLAARLTGWRIDIRPDTEQQSAE
- the rimP gene encoding ribosome maturation factor RimP — translated: MSTTQSERLRSLLEPLVSSQGLDLEEIEVASVGRKRVLRVVVDSDSGADLDQVADVSRALSAKLDETDAMGEGEYDLEVGTPGAERPLTEHRHYLRAIDRLVKFQLADGADTELVARILKVDDEGLDLEVPGVKGRKPTARRLTFDDIAKARVQVEFNRKNKNEENAEEA